In Glycine max cultivar Williams 82 chromosome 4, Glycine_max_v4.0, whole genome shotgun sequence, the genomic stretch aattttaaggagcgtcccaatcacattgtcacaaacatttttctccacatgcataacatcaatacaatgtctaacgtcaagatcacaccaatacggaagatcaaagaaaatggacctcttcttccatatgcaactctgacttttatccttcttttaggtcttcccaaatacaatgttcaggtgttgaacccgctgatatacctgctcaccagtgaacggtatcggcgcaatatcatgctcttgacttccattaaaagcttttctcagACGTCtataaggatgattgggtgttagaaagcggcaatgcctactgtagactgtttttctcccatgtttcagttgtgtgtaacttgtattttcttcacagatggggcatgcatgatgacccttaacactgtaaccgctgagattcccatatgctgggaAGTCATTAatcgtacaaaaaagcattgcacgcatttcaaacgtctccttgcgaaacgcatcaaacactacaaccccctcgtcccataactttctcagatcttcaaccaacggacttagataaacatcaatgtcatttcctggctgtcttgggcccgatatcatcatagacaacatcatgtattttcgcttcatgcacaaccaaggaggcaaattgtaaattactagcagaactggccatgaactgtgttgagtgcttaaggtgccatatggattccttccatcactggctagtccaagtctaagatttcttggctcattcccaaaatccggatacaaaccatcaatcttcttccattgggagcaatcagccggatgacggaccattccatcagaaatccttccatttgcatgccatgtaaggtcttttgcatcgtcctcgttagcaaacaaacgcttaaaccttggaatgattggaagataccacaaaaccttcgctggggggcccttgttggagttttcatcagaattgctttcctcttcatccttcactttgtaccgtgaagtcccacagacagggcatttggacatttcttggaattcatgcctgtagagtatgcaatcattggggcaagcatgaatcttctgatactccatacccatgggacacaatatcttcttcgccttatagtaacttttaggcagcgtgttgtcctctggaagcagattgtgcactacctcaagcagtgaggtgaaacttttgtcactccacccatacctggccttcacattaaccagacttaacaccgcagacaacagggttaaggaattcttgcaccctgtatacaaaggcttctttgaatcactctgcaatccttcatacacaggggcatgtgcttgttgaaaacactcttgtccaaggtcacgaatcatgtcttccaagcgatctcccatttctacatcaaacggttcagattgggacccagtatgcatgtcagtcacttcaccatgccatatccacgtcgtgtaattcttcttcatcccatcacacaatagatggtcccgtatgtcgtCAAGTAGTTGTCGTcctccattcaaacagttgatgcaaggacaataatattttccttcttcattcgatcgacctctttctaaagcaaattgcaaaaacttctcgacgccatcctcatattctgggctcatgcgactttgattgatccaacttcgatccatctaagcaaatccatgcatgcaaatctcacttttttatttataggtgtggccctatcccatttaggaagactgtcttttatgttagcctcaaacgtcatggttagcattattttgaacaatttgagtaaatttcggcagcatttcgcattggtctctaagtacacgacatgacatcggtgaaacgaatttcacgataatcaagtatgcactcagagaacaacttgaaatgcattcaaccgaaatttcatcaaattaatcaaaataataataacctgacCGAATgagtctaacataaaaatacaagtctccccaaactgtccaagcggacaattcaagactaaatacaacgactaatgcaaactatccgcaagaatcattgcattcagtctcaaacgggaatctacggttcactcagcatgaacaacaattatttatatagcaaattacattcaGCACGTATAACAACATTcatgacatacaagaacattcatgatgtacaagaacatacaaggacatcaacagttgtgtgtgtgtgtgtgtgttttgtgtttgtctctttgtgtgtgtgtgtgtgtgtctgtctgtctatgtgtgtgagtgtgtttgtgtatgtgtgtgtctgtgactcagtgtgtgtgtgtctttgtgtgtgtgtttgtggcttagtgtgtttgtgtgtttgtctgtcTCTTTATGGGTGTGtgactgtgtgtgtgtgtgttgtctCTNNNNNNNNNNNNNNNNNNNNNNNNNNNNNNNNNNNNNNNNNNNNNNNNNNNNNNNNNNNNNNNNNNNNNNNNNNNNNNNNNNNNNNNNNNNNNNNNNNNNNNNNNNNNNNNNNNNNNNNNNNNNNNNNNNNNNNNNNNNNNNNNNNNNNNNNNNNNNNNNNNNNNNNNNNNNNNNNNNNNNNNNNNGTTTGTGTCTTTGTCTGTGTCTTTATGTGTGCgtgattttgtgtgtgtgtgtgtatctttatgtgtgtgtgtgtgtttgtgtgtttgtgtttgtgtctgcGTGCGTGTGTTTgtatctttatgtgtgtgtgtgtctgtttgtctctttatgtgtgtgtgtgtctgtctgtctatgtgtgtgtgtgtgtatgtgtgtctgtctatgtgtgtgagtgtgtttgtgtatgtgtgtgtctgtgactcagtctgtgtgtctttgtgtgtgtctgtggctcagtgtgtttatgtgtttgtctgtctctttatgtgtgtgtgactctgtgtgtgtgtgtgtttgtgtttgtgtttgtgtttgtgtctgcgtgtgtttgtctctatgtgtgtgtgtgtttgtgttaaTCTATGGCAAATGTCAAAACTGTGAAGGTTACTCTCAGGAGTTTTGAGCTGGTTTCTGGATTGAGAACTAATTTTGCTAAGAGCAAATTTGGAGATGTTGGTCAATCTGAGGAGTGGTGTTTTCATGCTGCAAACTACCTCAATTGTGCTTTGCTCCAATTTCCTTTCTGCTATTTAGGTATTCCGATTGGTGTCAATCCCAAAAGAAAGGTGGTGTGGGATCCTATAATTAGCAAATTTCAGGATAGGCTGAACAGGTGGAAGATGGGTAGGGCTAACCAAATCCTGTCTCGGAAGATGCTTGGGTTGAGGATGGGATTCCCCTGAAAGACCAATTTTCAGAAAGGCAGAAATTGATGGTTTCTGGGTGGAAAATCCTAATTTGGTTAAGGCAAAAATTCTGCAGCATTTGCAGAGcatattcaaattaattgaagttaTGTACAAGCACTGCAGCGTTTACAAAAATAAGCACTGCAGCTTATTTAAGGCAGAAATTCTGCAGCATTTGCAGTATGTGGGTGGAAAAATAAGCACTgcagcttttaaaattaaattaattgaacttATGTACAAGCACAAGTTCAAATTAATAAGGTTTGACATaaggttttctgttttttttttaaattttcactgCAGCTTTTTGACTCCATTAATATGGTCTATGGGCTGGCTGTGGTTCCTTTTTAGACTCCATTCAGTCTAATCTCGAACCACTAGCTTGggcaaaaaaaattgtatttcagtacctctggtgctcaattatctatatatatacttatctttgctgataaaaaaaacatgtataacATATACCACTTAAGGGCACTGATTAACAAATTGAAAGAtggaaatttattgaaaattataggaAAATGCTGAtggtgtctgtgtgtgtgtgtatggttgtctgtgtgtgtgtgtatgtgggtgtgggtgtgtgtgtgtgtgtatgtgtgtgtttctgtgtgtgtggctgtgtgtgtatGTGGATGTGGGTGTgtttctctgtgtgtggttgtgtgtgttttctgtgtgtGTGGTTGNNNNNNNNNNNNNNNNNNNNNNNNNNNNNNNNNNNNNNNNNNNNNNNNNNNNNNNNNNNNNNNNNNNNNNNNNNNNNNNNNNNNNNNNNNNNNNNNNNNNtgtctgtgtgtgtgtgtttgtgtgtctgtggctgtgtgtgtgtctttgagTGTCTggctctgtgtgtgtgtgtgtttgtgtgtgtgtctctGTGGGtttgtggctgtgtgtgtgtgtgcgtgtgcctgtgtgtgtgtgtcaacaGCACAAGCTGGATTTCAAAGATAGCTTTAGGGGACAAGTACTATTGACAAATACTGAATTGATCTTAGATAAGTTAGTCAAACAAATACAACAATTTATCTACCAAACAAATACAGcagtatatgtgtatataaatgCTACGACAAATGTCAAAACAGTAGTCTATCATAATACATATAAAGATAGTAGACCGTACAAACATACCTGGAGTTGCTATAATCAAAGAGCTTCCACAGCAACGCCAAttagcagtagtaaatgataaGCCTAAAAAAAGCATACAGAAATTATCCACAGTGTATTTAAACCCTTTTAAAGCCTATTATCtacatttcaattaaaatacaaCATCCATAATCAACTTAAACcagcagaaaaagaaaatttcactGCAACAATAAACAAATTCTGGCCAATAAGGCAATTTTGCCTATCATAGTCAAAATTTTGCCCAATAATGCCATTTGGTTTAACCAATGCTCCGACTTCTTTTCAGTGTTTGATGAACCATATTTTCCAACATGCTTTAAGGAAATATGTGTTAGTGttttttgatgatatattgGTATATAGTTCCACATGGCATGAACACTTATGCCATATAGAGGTTGTATTCAAAGTATTGAAAGAAATGTTTTGTTTGCTAAGTTGTCTAAATGCTCTTTTGGTGTATTGGAGATAGAGTACTTGGGACATATAGTTTCAGGTGAAGGAGTTGCTATGGATGCTACTAAGGCGCATGCAGTTCTAGAGTGGCCTACACCACTCAATATCAAGCAGCTAAGAGGTTTCTTAGGCCTCACTGGTCACTATCGAAGGTTTATCAAAGGATATGCAAAGCTTGCTGCACCATTGACAGATTtacttaaaaaagaagcattcaaGTGGACACCAGAGGCAGAGACAACATTTGTTCAATTGCAGAAAGTCATGACTTCAGCTCTAGTGTTAGCTCTTCCTAATTTCCAGCTGCCCTTCATTCTGGAAACTAATTCTTCCGACACTGGTATTGGAGCAGTATCACATCAGAATGGCCATCCAATAGCATTTTTTTCCAAGAAACTTGCACCTAGAGTGCAAAAGAAATCTGACTAATTTAGAGAGATGTTAGCAATTGTTGAAGCTATAGCTAAGTTCAGACACTACTTGCTGGGAcacaaatttattatcaaaactGATCAAAAAAGCTTGAGATCATTGATGGAACAACCCCTACAGACACCTGAACAACAGGAGTGGTTACACAGGTTTTTGGGATATGATTGTGTGATTGAATACAAGGCCAGAAAGGAGAATCTAGCTGCTGATTCTTTGTCATGAATGATGATGTTGTCTTGGTCTGAACCTCAAGTAGTATACTGCAGAAGATTGAACAAGCCACTATAAAGAATGTTGCATTGCAGGAACTGATACAGTTGTGTAAACAACAACCAGAATCACAGACAAATTACACAATCAAGGGTAATTTGTTGTATTGGAAGAATCGGGTAGTAATTCCTGAGGAAAAAGAATTGATTCAAATGTTGCTGAAAGAATTTCATAACTCTCTCATAGGGGGCATGCTGGGATAAAAAGAACTACAACTAGAATTGCAAGCCAATTCTACTGGACATCATTGAAGAAGGATGTAAACAGCTTTGTGCAGAGTTGTGACATCTGTCAGAGAGCTAAAATAGCAACTTCTCTACCTGCAGGATTATTGCAACCACTAGCCATTCCATCACAAGTGTGGGAAGATATTGCTATGGACTTCATAACCGGTTTACCTGCTTCTCATGGGTTCAACACCATCTTGGTTGTCGTTGACAGACTTACAAAATTTGCCCATTTCATTCCTATGAAGAGTGATTACACCAGATTGTGAAAATTGCATGGTATTCCAAAGTCTATAACTTTTGATAGAGACAAAGTCTTTACCAGCCCAATCTGGATGGCTTTTAATAGAGCTCTTCTTATGAAGTGGAAATGGTTGATGTTCCAGCAACAAGATCATCTATGGAGCAAAATACTCACCTCAAAGTACAGGGGTTGGAGAGGCTTGGAAGAGGGCCCTCCTAAGCAGATTTTTTCCTCTTGGTGGTC encodes the following:
- the LOC106798573 gene encoding uncharacterized mitochondrial protein AtMg00860-like — its product is MPYRGCIQSIERNVLFAKLSKCSFGVLEIEYLGHIVSGEGVAMDATKAHAVLEWPTPLNIKQLRGFLGLTGHYRRFIKGYAKLAAPLTDLLKKEAFKWTPEAETTFVQLQKVMTSALVLALPNFQLPFILETNSSDTGIGAVSHQNGHPIAFFSKKLAPRVQKKSD